A region from the Toxotes jaculatrix isolate fToxJac2 chromosome 2, fToxJac2.pri, whole genome shotgun sequence genome encodes:
- the elk1 gene encoding ETS domain-containing protein Elk-3, which produces MDSNPLINAMDPSITLWQFLLHLLDDQRQRHLISWTGEDGEFKLLDAEEVARLWGLRKNKHNMNYDKLSRALRYYYDKNIIKKVSGQKFVYKFVSQPDPSLPEGVRNGEEGQRRDSVDPNSQSKRIGGVTSTCPSKGLPQRSSPSSSQKSSRNDYMKSGLYSTFTIQSLQASPNPRPIKTELLLQQDPAPKVDCTAREVCVLSESKASPSVGGAVDSALQVIVTQPSPCPTPALSPQIPANATSQSQNPPAPPLSDPPQIYLTSVGDPSSLTPLIPLGPVGGSASPVPPSHVSMGLQGPQQDDCGGVTNPASFPPHPHTAPHPTHPPPVFVIINPPPAQQQQQTAMAAAAAPPPSVPPPARPPPPIVIKEENLPSEEELLEMVSLEEKQVEEVPQLICGSGDPEHPLTIVESPPPHCMEPGVGGQPPAGEGAAEGEGKDARADSSVPAETPTSAVTPPVTSTSDAAPPKPKKPRGLELPSSPSLPPGLSLDKVNAAVNSLLAPGSATNTLTPTVLTSHALTPVLLTPSPLPSTIHFWSTLSPIAPRSPAKLSFQFPTNGSNQIHIPALSVDGLSTPVVLSPGPQKP; this is translated from the exons ATGGATTCAAACCCGCTGATAAACG ccATGGACCCATCCATCACGCTGTGGCAgttcctgctccacctgctggacGACCAGCGGCAGCGTCACCTGATCTCCTGGACGGGTGAGGACGGAGAGTTCAAGCTGCTGGACGCCGAGGAGGTGGCACGACTGTGGGGGCTCCGCAAGAACAAGCACAACATGAACTACGACAAACTGAGCCGAGCCCTGAGATACTACTACGACAAG AACATCATCAAGAAGGTGAGTGGTCAGAAGTTTGTCTACAAGTTTGTCAGCCAGCCCGACCCCTCCCTGCCTGAGGGGGTACGTAATGGAGAGGAGGGCCAGAGGAGGGACAGCGTCGATCcaaacagccaatcaaaacGCATCGGGGGCGTTACCTCAACCTGTCCGTCAAAGGGCTTGCCCCAG CGTTCGTCGCCCAGCAGCTCCCAGAAAAGCTCCAGAAACGACTATATGAAGTCCGGCCTCTACTCCACCTTCACCATCCAATCACTGCAGGCCTCACCCAACCCACGGCCAATcaaaacagagctgctgctccaaCAGGACCCTGCGCCCAAGGTGGACTGCACAGCCAGAGAG gtctGTGTATTGTCAGAATCTAAAGCCTCTCCGTCAGTAGGTGGAGCTGTTGACTCTGCTCTCCAGGTGATCGTCACTCAGCCGTCTCCCTGTCCGACTCCGGCTCTCAGCCCCCAGATACCAGCCAACGCCACGAGCCAATCACAG aatcctcctgctcctcctctgagcGACCCTCCTCAGATTTATCTCACCAGTGTCGGGGATCCGTCCTCCCTCACCCCCCTCATCCCCCTGGGTCCCGTCGGGGGGTCGGCTAGTCCCGTCCCTCCCTCCCACGTTTCGATGGGCCTCCAGGGGCCGCAGCAGGATGACTGCGGGGGAGTCACCAACCCTGCCAGCTTCCCGCCTCACCCCCACACTGCTCCTCACCCAACTCACCCCCCGCCTGTCTTTGTTATCATCAACCCCCCTCCCgcccaacagcagcagcagacggCCatggcggctgctgctgctccccctCCCTCCGTTCCTCCCCCAGCCCGTCCTCCTCCCCCCATTGTCATCAAGGAGGAGAACCTGCCgtcagaggaggagctgctggagatgGTGTCTCTGGAGGAgaagcaggtggaggag GTTCCTCAGCTCATCTGTGGCTCAGGAGACCCGGAGCACCCCCTCACCATCGTGGAGAGCCCACCCCCCCACTGCATGGAGCCTGGGGTTGGAGGTCAGCCGCCTGCAGGGGAGGgggcagcagagggagagggcaAGGACGCACGAGCAG ATTCCTCCGTCCCTGCAGAGACACCCACCTCAGCGGTGACCCCTCCCGTGACCTCCACCTCTGATGCTGCCCCTCCCAAACCAAAGAAGCCACGGGGCCTGGAGCTGccgtcctccccctccctcccccccggCCTGTCCCTGGATAAG GTGAATGCAGCTGTTAACAGTTTACTGGCTCCTGGATCAGCGACCAACACCCTCACCCCGACCGTCCTCACGTCCCACGCTCTG ACTCCGGTCCTGTTGACCCCCAGTCCTCTTCCCTCCACCATCCACTTCTGGAGCACGCTCAGTCCCATCGCTCCTCGCTCCCCGGCCAAACTCTCCTTCCAG TTTCCCACTAACGGCAGTAATCAGATCCACATCCCGGCTCTGAGCGTGGACGGTCTCTCCACGCCTGTGGTCCTCTCCCCTGGGCCCCAGAAACCCTGA
- the uxt gene encoding protein UXT, giving the protein MSLPVNAHANANANVDPKVLQYENFINEVLKRDLQKVLEQRDSVYEKISQYLQLKNTIQTLQDSGSQQLKTDVDLGCNFYVQAEVEDASRIFVAVGYGFFVEMDHDEALRFIEKKTSQLTAFTEQLTKDSAKIKANIRMVLEGLRELQGLTDLSE; this is encoded by the exons ATGTCTCTGCCCGTTAATGCTCATGCTAACGCTAATGCTAACGTGGATCCGAAGGTGTTACAGTATGAAAACTTCATCAACGAAGTTCTGAAGAGAGATTTACA GAAAGTGTTGGAGCAGAGAGATTCGGTTTATGAGAAGATATCTCAGTACCTGCAGCTGAAGAACACCATACAGACtctgcag gactcGGGCTCTCAGCAGCTGAAGACAGACGTAGATCTGGGCTGTAACTTCTACGTCCAGGCTGAAGT GGAGGACGCGTCCAGGATCTTCGTGGCGGTGGGTTACGGTTTCTTCGTGGAGATGGATCACGACGAAGCTCTGCGATTCATTGAAAAGAAGACGAGTCAGCTCACAGC CTTCACAGAGCAGCTTACCAAAGACTCCGCCAAAATAAAGGCCAACATCCGGATGGTGCTGGAg ggTCTGAGGGAGCTGCAGGGACTGACTGACCTGTCCGAAT GA
- the si:ch211-180f4.1 gene encoding leucine-rich repeat neuronal protein 1, translating into MGSVAVFVFLVCLMTSSVCAGLGGASQGGAVLCPLQCVCETRPWYTPQSVYHQARTVDCNELHLQRVPANISSDTQVLLLQSNNISSITTELQSLTNLTELDLSQNHFTQVSSMGLSSLGRLVTLYLEENHIEELEDFSLRNLSSLEELYINHNHISSIGPQAFTGLTNLLRLHLNSNRLVAIDSRWFESLPSLEILMIGENPILGLEEKNFLPLSRLHSLVLAGMGLASVPSAAFLGLDYLESLSFYDNQLRSVPRDALSVLPNLKFLDLNRNPISRIQQGDFQNLPHLEELSLNNMEELLMVERASFQNLPEIAKLELCNNPRLSYIDPQAFSDLSSLRTLLLHNNQLSLLSGDLLSSLPSLEEVSLHSNPLRCDCLSSWGPHFGNQSHLKLLESSVTLCSSPPHLIGRELQEVVAVGWGGTGGGGASSCLPHISPHSFPPAMNVSAGQPITLECWADAEPAPQFYWVTPTGDKVSSEAVAAPIISEEGRGLNRKKKKHRVSDPGALVIEHAELSDAGVYTCVAWNVEGADTKSVSVFVDSLGFVGWWSDGGTRRDGEPSREQPWLGSSSSPAASLVVVAKVVHAQSVVLEWKLYPSGGPLSVGENQQDAPLPLPRWTSATVHIDNPQISYTSKVPVDVQEYNLTHLLPATEYHVCLTVSSSRPPLDFPSSSPISSPTPISPSSSPSSPVHTSCLNVTTKEAGFSVELVASRRSSVALAAVMGSMFALSIMALLVVYMGRRVQQHKSCGHSLKKYMQHATSIPLNELYPPLITLWESEAEKDKDDKEEEEEREGGGREEEAGGSQIDTTKTYMW; encoded by the exons ATGGGATCTGTGGCTGTCTTCGTGTTCCTCGTCTGCCTCAtgacatcatcagtgtgtgCAGGACTGGGCGGGGCCAGCCAAG GTGGCGCTGTGCTGTgccctctgcagtgtgtgtgtgagacacggCCCTGGTACACCCCACAGTCTGTGTATCATCAGGCCAGGACGGTCGACTGTAACGAACTCCATCTGCAGAGAGTACCGGCCAACATTTCCTCTGACACGCAG gtgctgctgctgcagagtaACAACATCTCCTCCATCACGACTGAACTGCAGAGTCTGACCAACCTGACGGAGCTGGACCTGTCGCAGAACCACTTCACACAG gtGAGCTCTATGGGTCTCTCTTCTCTGGGCCGGCTGGTGACTCTGTACCTGGAGGAGAATCACATTGAAGAGTTAGAGGACTTCAGTCTGAGGAACCTGTCCAGTCTGGAGGAGCTCTACATCAACCACAACCACATCTCGTCCATCGGACCCCAAGCCTTCACTGGCCTCACCAACTTGCTGCG GCTCCACCTGAACTCCAACCGACTGGTGGCCATCGACAGCCGCTGGTTCGAGTCCCTGCCGTCCCTGGAGATCCTGATGATTGGGGAGAACCCCATCCTAGGTCTAGAGGAGAAGAACTTCCTGCCTCTGTCCCGCCTCCACAGCCTGGTGCTTGCTGGGATGGGGCTGGCCTCCGTCCCCTCTGCCGCCTTTCTGGGCCTTGACTACCTGGAGAGCCTTTCCTTCTATGATAACCAGCTCAG GTCTGTTCCCCGGGATGCCCTGAGCGTGCTCCCTAACCTGAAGTTCCTGGACCTGAACAGGAACCCAATCAGCCGAATCCAACAGGGAGATTTCCAGAACCTTCCGCACCTGGAGGAGCTCAG CCTGAACAacatggaggagctgctgatggTGGAGCGAGCATCTTTCCAGAACCTTCCAGAAATTGCCAAACTGGAGCTCTGCAACAACCCCCGACTGTCGTACATCGACCCGCAGGCCTTCag TGATCTGTCCTCCCTCCGGACTCTCCTCCTCCATAATAACCAGCTCAGCCTCCTCTCTGGagacctcctctcctccctcccatccCTGGAGGAGGTGTCTCTTCACTCCAACCCCCTGCGATGTGACTGTCTCTCCTCCTGGGGGCCTCACTTTGGCAACCAATCTCATCTCAAGCTGCTGGAGTCGTCCGTcaccctctgctcctccccGCCTCACCTGATTGGTCGAGAGCTGCAGGAGGTGGTGGCAGTCGGGTGGGGTGGGACCGGCGGGGGCGGGGCCAGCAGCTGCCTGCCTCACATCTCTCCTCACTCCTTCCCACCGGCCATGAACGTCAGTGCTGGGCAGCCAATCACATTGGAGTGCTGGGCAGATGCTGAGCCCGCCCCCCAGTTCTACTGGGTGACGCCCACTGGAGACAAG GTGAGTTCGGAGGCAGTGGCTGCACCAATCATATCAGAGGAGGGGCGTGGCCTGaataggaagaagaagaagcatcGTGTGTCCGACCCTGGAGCCTTAGTGATCGAGCACGCCGAGCTGTCAGACGCAG GTGTGTACACCTGTGTTGCGTGGAACGTGGAGGGAGCAGACACAAAGAGTGTCTCAGTGTTCGTGGACTCTCTGGGGTTTGTGGGCTGGTGGTCGGACGGGGGGACCCGGCGGGATGGTGAGCCCAGCAGAGAGCAGCCCTGGCTGGGCAGCTCGTCCAGCCCTGCAGCCTCTCTGGTGGTGGTGGCTAAG GTGGTTCACGCCCAGTCAGTGGTGCTGGAGTGGAAGTTGTATCCCAGCGGAGGACCTTTGTCTGTGGGTGAGAACCAGCAGGacgcccccctccctctgccccgTTGGACCAGTGCCACTGTGCACATTGACAACCCTCAGATCAGCTACACCTCCAAG GTCCCAGTAGATGTTCAGGAGTATAACCTGACTCACCTTCTTCCTGCCACAGAGTACCACGTCTGCCTCACCGTCTCCTCCTCCCGCCCCCCCCTCgacttcccctcctcctctcccatctcctcccccacccccatctctccctcctcctccccctcctctcctgtccacACCTCCTGTCTGAACGTCACCACTAAGGAGGCGGGTTTCTCGGTGGAGCTGGTGGCGTCACGGCGCAGCAGCGTGGCGTTGGCGGCCGTCATGGGCTCCATGTTCGCTCTGTCCATCATGGCTCTGCTGGTGGTTTACATGGGCCGCCGCGTGCAGCAGCACAAGTCCTGCGGCCACTCGCTCAAGAAGTACATGCAGCACGCCACGTCCATCCCTCTGAACGAGCTGTACCCGCCGCTCATCACGCTGTGGGAGAGCGAGGCCgagaaagacaaagatgacaaggaggaagaggaggagagggagggaggagggagggaggaggaggcagggggGAGTCAGATCGACACCACAAAGACGTACATGTGGTag